A genomic window from Levilactobacillus yonginensis includes:
- a CDS encoding MFS transporter: protein MQTTTQPEKVPRENLVAIFAIALMAFLGILVETSMNVAFPALMKQMHVSLNTVQWITTGYLLMVALLMITSAFLKQRFTNKQLFVTAALAFILGDLICALAINFPILLLGRLIQAGCAGLAIPLMFNIVVESVPRSRLGFYMGMAGLILMIAPASGPTFGGVMVYLANWRLIFWSTMPVEIILLLLGMGAIKQYAPTQKIRFNWGQFFLLAVAFVSFTLGINSLSSAGLVSWQFLGGILLAVVALLGYIRISKRSERQLLKLEIFKNPVFTYSFFAYVILQFCNIGINFALPNYAQIVVGATSLIGGMMLLPGSLITAILQPWFGHLLDEHGARLPILLGSSLFLIAALLFTLFGQGLSVVMIAILYIIFSIGRSMAFSNTLTNGLKEVDMSQRADANAIYNTGQQFAGSLGTTILAALMSSVKVSGMPYAHETAIGSQLAFGLIFILSVVNFGFYFIVFRYQRTDK, encoded by the coding sequence ATGCAAACAACGACTCAACCGGAGAAGGTGCCACGGGAGAACCTGGTTGCCATCTTTGCGATTGCACTAATGGCTTTCCTGGGGATATTAGTAGAAACGTCAATGAACGTGGCGTTCCCGGCCCTGATGAAACAGATGCACGTGTCCCTGAACACCGTGCAGTGGATCACCACCGGGTATTTACTAATGGTGGCGTTACTGATGATTACCTCGGCATTTTTAAAACAACGTTTTACGAATAAACAATTATTTGTGACTGCCGCGCTGGCGTTTATTTTAGGCGATTTAATTTGTGCGCTCGCAATTAATTTCCCCATTCTATTGCTGGGTCGTTTGATTCAAGCGGGATGTGCTGGCTTGGCCATTCCGCTGATGTTTAACATCGTGGTTGAAAGTGTTCCGCGGTCCCGACTTGGATTTTACATGGGAATGGCTGGTTTAATTTTGATGATTGCACCAGCTAGTGGGCCGACGTTTGGTGGTGTGATGGTTTATTTGGCCAACTGGCGGTTGATTTTTTGGTCAACGATGCCAGTGGAAATCATTCTCTTGTTACTCGGAATGGGGGCCATCAAACAGTACGCACCTACTCAAAAGATTCGGTTCAATTGGGGTCAATTTTTCTTGTTGGCCGTTGCTTTTGTGAGCTTTACGTTAGGCATTAATAGTCTGTCATCAGCTGGATTGGTGAGTTGGCAGTTTTTAGGTGGTATCTTACTGGCCGTGGTAGCGCTCCTGGGGTATATCAGGATTTCTAAACGCAGTGAGCGGCAGCTTTTGAAGTTAGAAATTTTTAAGAATCCGGTCTTCACGTACAGCTTTTTTGCCTACGTAATTCTGCAGTTCTGTAATATTGGAATCAACTTTGCGTTGCCGAATTACGCGCAAATCGTGGTGGGTGCTACTTCACTGATTGGGGGCATGATGCTCCTACCTGGGAGCCTGATTACAGCGATTTTGCAGCCATGGTTCGGCCATTTGCTTGACGAGCACGGTGCCCGGTTACCGATTTTACTGGGGAGTAGTTTATTCCTGATTGCCGCGTTGCTGTTTACCTTATTTGGTCAGGGACTTAGCGTGGTTATGATTGCCATTCTTTACATTATCTTCAGTATTGGTCGGTCGATGGCCTTCAGCAACACACTAACGAATGGTTTAAAGGAAGTCGACATGAGTCAGCGCGCAGATGCCAACGCCATTTATAATACCGGGCAACAGTTTGCCGGATCACTGGGGACCACGATTCTGGCGGCATTGATGTCATCGGTTAAGGTATCGGGCATGCCTTATGCGCATGAAACGGCGATTGGGAGCCAGTTGGCGTTTGGTCTGATCTTTATCCTCAGCGTGGTTAACTTTGGGTTCTACTTTATTGTGTTCCGGTATCAACGGACGGATAAGTAG
- a CDS encoding DUF3278 domain-containing protein: MQKQGDFRERLIKRFYGIDWDLSAEQRQALHQIIFNALLMCIGFLLVVPVVVSIWIAQPATALLVFIYADIIFIFYLLFYLRFAGRSIEIRSPDPVDAPDKVSALKLVLRAAIVSGILYGMATYFLFAITDATTDKVSALRELLKWTSLTGLIWRTIFFGSVMGLVDLWRIRKIH, translated from the coding sequence ATGCAAAAGCAAGGAGATTTTCGTGAGCGCCTCATCAAACGATTCTACGGCATTGACTGGGACCTGAGTGCTGAGCAACGTCAGGCCCTCCACCAGATTATCTTCAATGCGTTATTAATGTGTATTGGTTTTTTATTGGTAGTCCCGGTCGTCGTGAGCATTTGGATTGCCCAACCGGCCACGGCACTGCTAGTCTTCATTTACGCTGACATTATATTTATTTTCTATCTTCTGTTCTACTTGCGTTTCGCTGGTCGGAGCATAGAAATTCGCTCGCCGGATCCGGTTGATGCTCCAGATAAGGTTAGCGCGCTAAAGCTCGTTTTACGGGCAGCCATCGTTAGCGGGATCCTCTATGGAATGGCCACTTATTTTCTGTTTGCCATCACCGACGCCACGACTGATAAGGTAAGTGCGCTACGGGAATTGCTCAAATGGACGAGCCTCACCGGCCTAATTTGGCGAACCATTTTCTTTGGATCGGTGATGGGACTCGTTGATCTGTGGCGGATTCGCAAGATTCATTAA
- a CDS encoding aminoacyl-tRNA deacylase: MAKKKKGKRLHKTLVEQILDKNKITYKQFEFATHTKGDVAQLDVDHDNVDEHHIYKTLVLSGPTTGPVVGVLPIDEHLDEKKLAKASGNKKVDMVPLKDLVKTTGYEHGANTPVGIWEKNHFPIYFDNTAQTQGQILVSSGQIGRSVELDVTELATLVHGTFTDLLE, translated from the coding sequence ATGGCTAAAAAGAAAAAGGGCAAGCGTCTCCATAAGACACTTGTCGAACAGATATTAGATAAGAATAAGATCACTTACAAGCAGTTTGAATTCGCGACCCACACCAAGGGGGACGTGGCGCAGTTAGACGTTGATCATGATAACGTTGATGAACACCATATTTACAAAACTTTGGTCCTGAGTGGTCCCACCACCGGTCCCGTAGTTGGCGTTTTACCAATTGATGAACACCTCGACGAAAAGAAGCTGGCCAAAGCTTCCGGTAACAAAAAAGTCGACATGGTGCCTTTAAAAGATTTGGTTAAGACTACCGGCTACGAACACGGTGCCAACACGCCCGTTGGAATTTGGGAAAAGAACCATTTCCCCATCTACTTTGACAACACGGCGCAAACTCAGGGACAAATTCTAGTTTCCTCTGGTCAGATTGGCCGGTCGGTGGAACTCGATGTCACAGAACTAGCAACCCTGGTTCATGGCACGTTCACCGACTTGCTGGAGTAA
- a CDS encoding GntR family transcriptional regulator, with amino-acid sequence MADLVYRQVMRDLKQRIHQNEFPNKRLPDERSLSEAYGVSRSSVKRALSVLANQGIIFKKRGSGTFINPLYMKNQSIFQYEGSNLGITDSMKSAGNTPGIRLLKFDVVPASKEIQQDLFLDAGDFVYEIKRLRLFDDKPFMIETGYIPIKIAPNLSQKTVGDSIFNYLESQGKVVTKSFMSIQAQPSTAEDQELLNLKPVEPVGIMEGVFFLDDGTPFEFSNMRLHYQYLNYNTFVSLEEE; translated from the coding sequence ATGGCAGATTTAGTCTATCGACAAGTAATGCGCGACTTGAAGCAACGCATTCATCAAAATGAATTTCCCAACAAACGGCTCCCGGATGAACGGAGTCTGAGCGAGGCCTATGGGGTCAGCCGCAGCTCCGTTAAGCGGGCCCTAAGCGTTTTGGCCAACCAGGGGATCATCTTTAAGAAGCGGGGATCAGGAACCTTCATTAACCCATTATATATGAAAAACCAATCGATTTTTCAATATGAGGGGTCTAATTTAGGAATTACTGACAGTATGAAGTCAGCGGGAAACACGCCAGGGATTCGGTTATTAAAATTTGACGTGGTGCCTGCTAGTAAGGAAATCCAACAAGATTTATTTTTGGATGCTGGGGACTTTGTCTACGAAATCAAACGACTGCGGTTATTTGATGACAAACCCTTTATGATTGAAACGGGCTACATTCCTATCAAAATTGCCCCTAATCTATCCCAGAAAACGGTGGGGGACTCCATCTTTAACTACCTTGAAAGCCAGGGTAAGGTGGTTACCAAGTCCTTCATGTCGATTCAAGCCCAGCCCTCAACGGCGGAAGATCAAGAACTCCTGAATCTGAAGCCGGTGGAACCTGTTGGTATTATGGAGGGTGTGTTCTTCCTGGATGATGGCACGCCGTTTGAATTTTCTAACATGCGGTTGCATTACCAGTATTTGAACTATAACACCTTTGTTTCACTAGAAGAAGAATAA
- a CDS encoding phosphoketolase, whose translation MANTDFDSKAYLEGVDKYWRAANYLSVGQLFLRDNPLLKRDLTSDDVKIKPIGHWGTIVSQNFIYAHLNRAILKYNLNMFYIEGSGHGGQVMVSNSYLDGSYSEIYPNISQDEEGLERLFKQFSFPGGVASHAAPETPGSIHEGGELGYSLSHGTGAILDNPDVIAAVEIGDGESETGPLAASWFSDKFINPIKDGAVLPIINMNGFKISNPTILSRMSDEDLTKYFEGMGWDPHFVEIDENEKDFTRVHEDMAKTMDEVIPEIKSIQKHARENNDDSLPNWPMIIFRSPKGWTGPKADLDGNPIEGSFRAHQVPIPVAAGDMEHADMLVNWMKSYKPEELFNEDGSVKEEVRDMAPKGDQRMAMNPITNGGIKPEPLKLPDYKKYALDIPEHGKTIAQDMLVWSDYLADVMKLNPESFRAFGPDESKSNRLYSMLDYGKRQWMENIKEPNDENMAHEGRVIDSQLSEHQAEGWLEGYVLTGRHGFFATYESFGRVVDSMLTQHMKWLRKATEQDWRHDYPSLNFVDTSTVFQQDHNGYTHQDPGMLTHLAEKKPEFIREYLPADANTLLAVGDVAFSSRQKINLIVTSKHPRPQWFSIDEATNLVHNGLGYVDWASTDQGQEPDIVFAAAGTEPTWESLAAISLLHDEFPEMKIRFINVVDLLKLRSPKLDPRGISDDEFDRLFTTDKPVIFAFHGYEDLVKDLFFDRTNHNLYVHGYRENGDITTPFDMRVLNHLDRFHLAKEAVNAIDSYAIKGAYFTQRMDDMVAKHNAYIREVGTDLPEVNDWQWKPLK comes from the coding sequence ATGGCAAATACAGACTTCGACTCCAAGGCATACTTGGAAGGCGTAGACAAGTACTGGCGTGCAGCGAACTACCTGTCAGTCGGTCAATTATTTTTGCGTGACAACCCATTATTGAAGCGTGACTTAACCTCTGATGATGTAAAGATTAAGCCAATTGGTCACTGGGGAACGATCGTTTCTCAAAACTTTATTTATGCTCACTTAAACCGGGCAATCTTAAAGTACAACTTGAACATGTTCTATATTGAAGGTTCAGGTCATGGTGGCCAAGTTATGGTTTCTAACTCATATCTTGATGGAAGCTACAGTGAAATTTATCCAAACATTTCCCAAGATGAAGAAGGCTTGGAGCGCTTATTCAAGCAGTTCTCCTTCCCAGGTGGTGTTGCATCCCATGCCGCACCTGAAACACCAGGTTCTATCCATGAAGGTGGGGAACTTGGTTACAGTCTTTCCCATGGGACTGGTGCTATCTTAGATAACCCAGACGTCATTGCCGCAGTTGAAATTGGTGATGGGGAATCTGAAACTGGCCCATTGGCCGCTTCATGGTTCTCAGACAAGTTCATCAACCCAATCAAAGACGGTGCTGTTTTACCAATCATTAACATGAACGGGTTCAAGATTTCTAACCCAACTATCCTGTCACGGATGTCTGACGAAGACTTAACGAAGTACTTCGAAGGAATGGGCTGGGATCCTCACTTTGTTGAAATTGACGAAAATGAAAAGGACTTCACGCGGGTTCATGAAGACATGGCTAAGACGATGGACGAAGTTATTCCTGAAATCAAGTCTATCCAAAAGCATGCTCGTGAAAACAACGATGATTCATTACCTAACTGGCCAATGATTATCTTCCGTTCACCAAAGGGCTGGACTGGTCCTAAGGCTGACTTGGATGGTAACCCAATTGAAGGCTCATTCCGTGCGCACCAAGTGCCAATTCCTGTTGCCGCTGGCGATATGGAACACGCTGACATGTTGGTCAACTGGATGAAGTCTTACAAGCCAGAAGAATTGTTTAACGAAGATGGTTCCGTTAAGGAAGAAGTTCGTGACATGGCCCCTAAGGGCGATCAACGAATGGCCATGAACCCTATCACTAATGGTGGGATCAAGCCAGAACCATTGAAGTTGCCAGACTACAAGAAGTACGCTTTGGACATCCCAGAACACGGGAAGACTATTGCGCAAGATATGTTAGTTTGGTCTGACTACCTGGCTGACGTCATGAAGTTGAACCCAGAAAGCTTCCGGGCTTTTGGTCCTGACGAATCTAAGTCTAACCGTCTTTACAGCATGTTGGACTATGGTAAGCGTCAATGGATGGAAAACATCAAGGAACCAAATGATGAAAACATGGCTCACGAAGGTCGGGTCATTGACTCACAACTTTCCGAACACCAAGCTGAAGGTTGGTTGGAAGGTTACGTTCTGACTGGTCGTCATGGTTTCTTCGCCACCTACGAATCATTTGGGCGGGTTGTTGATTCCATGTTGACGCAACACATGAAGTGGTTGCGTAAGGCTACGGAACAAGACTGGCGTCATGATTATCCATCATTGAACTTCGTGGATACCTCAACTGTCTTCCAGCAAGACCACAACGGGTACACTCACCAAGATCCTGGTATGTTGACCCACTTGGCTGAAAAGAAGCCAGAATTCATTCGTGAATACTTGCCAGCTGATGCTAACACCTTGTTAGCTGTTGGTGACGTGGCCTTCTCTAGCCGTCAAAAGATCAACTTGATCGTGACGTCTAAGCACCCACGTCCACAATGGTTCTCCATTGATGAAGCCACTAACCTGGTTCACAATGGGTTGGGCTACGTTGACTGGGCTTCTACTGACCAAGGTCAAGAACCTGATATCGTCTTTGCCGCAGCTGGTACTGAACCAACTTGGGAATCATTAGCCGCAATTTCATTATTGCATGACGAATTCCCTGAAATGAAGATTCGCTTCATCAACGTTGTTGATCTCCTGAAGCTTCGTTCACCTAAGTTGGACCCTCGTGGGATTTCCGATGATGAATTCGACCGCCTGTTTACGACAGACAAGCCTGTCATCTTCGCCTTCCACGGCTACGAAGACCTGGTTAAGGATCTCTTCTTTGACCGGACGAACCACAACCTTTACGTTCATGGTTACCGTGAAAATGGTGATATCACCACGCCATTTGATATGCGTGTCCTGAACCACTTGGACCGTTTCCACTTGGCTAAGGAAGCCGTTAACGCCATTGATTCATACGCTATCAAGGGTGCTTACTTCACCCAGCGGATGGACGACATGGTTGCTAAGCACAATGCTTACATCCGTGAGGTTGGGACTGATTTGCCAGAGGTCAACGACTGGCAATGGAAGCCACTTAAGTAA
- a CDS encoding CBS domain-containing protein, translated as MSVADYMTQQLVVVRPQTTVSGAVELMKQNQIHRLPVMDGETMVGLITQGIISRALPSQATSLSVYETNYLLTKTTVASIMEKDVQTIPASAQLEDAIYQMRAHKISVLPVMANDRIVGIITNNDILDAFLNISGYGEPGIVSRIRVAHDHTGVIFKVGQVLADHDLSIQTLMVVRENQKRVIELHIANDQTANVNQILAEAGFDVV; from the coding sequence ATGAGCGTAGCAGATTACATGACCCAACAATTAGTCGTCGTCCGTCCCCAAACGACCGTCAGCGGCGCAGTTGAATTAATGAAACAAAATCAGATTCACCGACTTCCCGTCATGGACGGAGAAACCATGGTCGGCCTAATTACTCAGGGGATCATTTCACGAGCACTACCTTCTCAGGCGACTAGTCTTTCCGTTTACGAGACCAACTACCTACTAACCAAGACCACCGTTGCCAGTATCATGGAAAAGGACGTCCAAACCATCCCAGCTAGTGCCCAGCTAGAAGATGCCATTTACCAAATGCGGGCGCATAAGATCAGCGTTCTGCCAGTAATGGCGAATGACCGCATCGTTGGCATCATTACCAATAACGATATTTTGGACGCCTTCCTTAACATTTCTGGTTACGGCGAACCCGGTATCGTCAGCCGCATTCGCGTGGCGCACGACCACACGGGAGTCATCTTCAAGGTCGGTCAGGTCTTAGCCGACCACGACCTCAGCATTCAAACGTTAATGGTGGTCCGTGAAAACCAGAAACGGGTCATTGAACTCCACATCGCTAACGACCAGACCGCCAACGTCAATCAAATTTTAGCGGAAGCTGGGTTTGACGTGGTTTAA
- a CDS encoding ABC transporter ATP-binding protein produces MLNVKDLVVNYGAIQAVKKVSFNIQRGEIVTLIGANGAGKSTILHTISGIMRPASGEITYLNHPIQKTAAPKIVQAGISQVPEGRHIFPGLSVQENLQMGAFLRKDRAHLNQSYEDVYQYFPVLKQRLNQDAATLSGGEQQMLAMGRALMAQPKLMLLDEPSMGLAPLFINEIFEIIQAINQAGTTVLLIEQNAKKALSIANRGYVLAAGEVKLHGTGQELLTNPAVQKAYLGG; encoded by the coding sequence ATGCTCAACGTCAAAGATCTCGTCGTCAACTACGGGGCCATTCAAGCCGTTAAAAAAGTCAGCTTCAACATCCAACGGGGTGAAATCGTGACCCTGATTGGCGCTAACGGTGCTGGTAAATCAACGATTCTTCACACCATTTCAGGTATCATGCGGCCAGCTAGTGGCGAAATCACCTACCTCAACCACCCGATTCAAAAGACCGCTGCTCCCAAAATTGTCCAGGCTGGCATTTCTCAGGTTCCAGAGGGGCGCCATATTTTTCCAGGTCTTTCCGTTCAGGAAAATCTCCAAATGGGCGCTTTTCTCAGGAAAGATCGCGCCCACCTCAACCAATCCTATGAAGACGTCTACCAATACTTTCCCGTGCTTAAACAGCGCCTTAATCAAGACGCCGCCACCCTTTCCGGTGGAGAACAGCAGATGCTCGCCATGGGTCGGGCATTGATGGCGCAGCCCAAACTGATGTTGCTAGATGAGCCTTCCATGGGCCTGGCCCCACTATTTATTAACGAAATTTTTGAGATTATTCAGGCTATCAATCAAGCCGGCACTACCGTTTTACTGATTGAACAGAATGCCAAAAAAGCCCTATCCATCGCCAACCGCGGCTATGTTTTAGCCGCTGGTGAAGTGAAACTCCACGGAACTGGTCAGGAACTTCTCACCAATCCCGCTGTCCAAAAGGCTTACTTAGGAGGTTAA
- a CDS encoding ABC transporter ATP-binding protein — MSSPLLTAQQIVKSFGGLTAVANVSVHFDQNELIGLIGPNGAGKTTLFNLLTGVTPVTSGAISLYTDRGVQSLNGKKPAEIAQAGISRTFQNIRLFKELTVLDNVRIAMTNHYREGFFTSIFRTPKFYRTEADMTTAAQKLLAIFDLTEVADQPAKNLPYGIQRRLEIVRALATKPRLLFLDEPAAGMNPEETADLTRLIRQIQHDFHITIVLIEHDMSLVMSVVERLYVLEHGALLAEGTPSEIQQNPAVIKAYLGGEA; from the coding sequence ATGAGTAGTCCCCTATTAACTGCACAACAAATCGTCAAAAGCTTCGGCGGATTGACCGCCGTGGCCAACGTGTCCGTCCACTTTGATCAAAACGAATTGATTGGACTGATTGGCCCCAATGGCGCCGGCAAGACCACGTTATTTAACCTCTTAACCGGCGTCACACCAGTCACCTCGGGTGCGATTAGCCTTTACACAGATCGAGGGGTTCAGTCCCTCAACGGTAAAAAGCCTGCGGAAATTGCCCAAGCTGGTATCTCGCGAACCTTTCAAAATATTCGTCTCTTCAAAGAACTTACTGTGCTTGATAATGTTCGTATCGCTATGACAAACCACTATCGGGAGGGCTTCTTCACCAGTATCTTCCGTACGCCCAAGTTCTACCGCACGGAGGCTGACATGACCACCGCCGCACAGAAGTTACTGGCAATCTTTGACCTCACGGAGGTCGCCGACCAACCCGCCAAAAACCTCCCCTATGGGATTCAACGGCGCCTGGAAATCGTCCGGGCGCTTGCGACCAAGCCCAGACTCCTCTTCTTAGATGAGCCAGCCGCTGGTATGAATCCCGAGGAAACGGCGGATTTGACCCGATTGATTCGTCAGATTCAACATGATTTTCACATCACCATCGTCTTGATTGAACACGATATGTCACTGGTTATGAGCGTGGTGGAACGCCTCTACGTTCTGGAACACGGGGCTTTATTGGCCGAAGGAACCCCCAGTGAAATCCAACAAAATCCCGCCGTCATCAAAGCTTACTTGGGAGGTGAAGCTTAA
- a CDS encoding branched-chain amino acid ABC transporter permease: MKANLKYNAAWLGVMVLGFFVIDACEFLGIINTFIENMLVTIGINIILATGLNLIIGFSGQFSLGHAGFMAIGAYATGIITQTLVTPIGFYLSVVVGIGIAIVAALIVGIPTLRLRGDYLAIATMGAAEIIRILINNLKITNGAAGLFNIPPLVTWVTVYVFMCVTTIVTVNFIHSRSGRAVMSVREDEIAAESMGINTTRWKLAAFIFGASTAAIGGSLHAAYIQTIAPGDFNIMASIAILIIVVLGGVGSITGTFIAAIVLGTLDTVLQNFGTLRMIIYSLALILIMIFKPSGLLGTWEFSFKRLGSRQRKEQSAHE, translated from the coding sequence ATGAAAGCCAATCTGAAATACAATGCCGCCTGGCTAGGCGTGATGGTGCTCGGCTTCTTTGTGATCGACGCCTGTGAATTTCTCGGCATTATCAACACCTTCATTGAAAACATGCTCGTTACCATCGGCATCAACATCATCCTGGCCACGGGGCTGAACCTAATCATTGGTTTCTCTGGTCAATTTTCACTGGGACACGCCGGATTCATGGCCATCGGCGCCTACGCTACCGGGATCATCACGCAAACGCTAGTCACTCCCATCGGCTTCTACCTATCCGTGGTGGTCGGCATCGGCATCGCCATTGTCGCCGCCCTGATTGTTGGCATCCCCACCCTGCGACTACGTGGAGACTACCTGGCCATTGCCACGATGGGGGCCGCCGAAATTATTCGGATTCTAATCAACAACCTCAAGATTACCAACGGGGCCGCGGGACTCTTCAACATCCCACCATTGGTGACCTGGGTCACCGTCTACGTCTTCATGTGTGTAACGACCATCGTGACCGTCAACTTCATCCACAGTCGCAGCGGCCGAGCCGTCATGTCCGTTCGTGAAGATGAGATTGCGGCTGAATCTATGGGAATCAACACGACCCGTTGGAAGTTAGCAGCTTTTATTTTCGGCGCTAGCACCGCGGCCATTGGGGGCTCCCTCCACGCCGCCTACATCCAAACCATTGCCCCCGGAGATTTCAACATCATGGCCTCAATTGCCATCCTAATTATCGTCGTTCTAGGTGGTGTTGGGAGTATCACCGGGACCTTCATCGCCGCCATTGTTTTGGGAACGCTGGATACCGTCCTACAGAATTTTGGGACCCTGCGCATGATTATTTACTCGCTAGCCCTGATTCTCATCATGATCTTTAAGCCATCTGGCCTGCTCGGGACGTGGGAGTTCTCGTTCAAACGTCTCGGATCACGCCAACGAAAGGAGCAGTCCGCCCATGAGTAG
- a CDS encoding branched-chain amino acid ABC transporter permease, producing MQTIGQQLINGLSLGSIYALLALGYTMVYGIIKLINFAHGDIYMLGAFWGYFVINQLHFNFLFAMLSAMLFCGLVGVIIEYFAYRPLRKSPRITALITAIGVSFLLENGMTYFFTANTRNFPQAIQTVTYHIGGIRISNIQLLILGTACLLMLLLELIIKRTKMGKAMRAVSVDPEAAQLVGININHTISFTFALGSAMAGAAGVLIGLYYNSIDPLMGMTPGIKAFVAAVIGGIGSIPGASLGGFLIGLLETAVQAVGLSAYKDAVVYFVLIVILLVLPAGIFGKKTKEKV from the coding sequence ATGCAAACAATCGGACAACAATTAATCAATGGGCTCTCGCTCGGTAGTATTTACGCGCTACTCGCATTGGGCTACACCATGGTGTACGGCATCATTAAGCTGATCAACTTTGCCCACGGTGACATTTATATGCTTGGCGCTTTTTGGGGCTACTTTGTCATCAACCAGCTCCACTTCAACTTTCTCTTCGCCATGCTGTCAGCCATGCTCTTCTGCGGCCTAGTTGGCGTCATCATTGAGTATTTTGCCTATCGGCCTCTCCGCAAATCCCCCCGTATCACGGCATTGATTACGGCGATCGGGGTCTCGTTTCTCCTTGAAAATGGGATGACTTACTTCTTTACTGCCAACACCCGAAACTTCCCACAGGCGATTCAGACCGTGACCTACCACATTGGCGGCATTCGGATTTCCAATATTCAGTTGCTGATTCTGGGGACCGCCTGTCTCCTGATGCTCCTACTGGAGTTAATCATCAAACGGACCAAGATGGGTAAAGCCATGCGAGCCGTTTCCGTGGACCCCGAAGCAGCCCAATTAGTCGGAATCAACATCAACCACACCATCTCCTTCACCTTTGCCTTAGGTTCCGCTATGGCAGGGGCTGCGGGTGTGCTGATTGGCCTGTATTACAACTCAATTGACCCGTTGATGGGCATGACCCCCGGGATCAAGGCCTTTGTCGCCGCCGTCATTGGCGGGATTGGTTCCATCCCCGGAGCTTCCCTCGGCGGTTTTCTGATTGGTCTGCTGGAAACAGCCGTCCAAGCCGTGGGTCTCTCAGCATACAAAGATGCCGTCGTCTATTTCGTCCTAATCGTGATTCTGCTGGTCCTACCTGCTGGTATTTTCGGCAAGAAGACCAAAGAGAAAGTGTAG
- a CDS encoding ABC transporter substrate-binding protein gives MNTWQKMTIRIAALSIAAVAMAGCSTAKNNGSQGNNPGKTVKIGVNMELSGSAAGYGQQQKQGIQLAVNKINRSGGIKVGKSKKKIQLVIRDNKTSNTTAASVAAQLVNNDKVVAVVGPAATNAGTASIPNMTKAAVPSVSPSATDPDYTLQKNGDVQKYIFRACFQNNFQGSSAAKFMTNTLKAKRVAVLTDNSSDYGTGLTKAFKQTYTGSIASSQTFQEGDKDFNAILTALKHKKIDAIYAPGYYSELGLIIKQARQAGINVPIVGSDGMADAKLTKIAGKASANQVYYTTPFSTKSGDTNAVAAGFLKDFKAKYHTTAPTFSALAYDSVYMVKAAIENEGSANSVKITDGLAKLKNFKGVTGTITMNQHHNPEKSMIVEQLTKGEVQRTYNVK, from the coding sequence ATGAACACATGGCAAAAAATGACAATTAGAATCGCAGCACTCTCCATCGCCGCCGTCGCTATGGCCGGCTGTAGCACCGCTAAGAATAATGGCAGCCAGGGTAATAATCCCGGCAAGACCGTTAAAATCGGGGTCAACATGGAGCTTTCTGGGTCCGCTGCCGGTTACGGTCAACAACAGAAACAAGGTATCCAATTAGCCGTTAACAAAATTAATCGATCCGGTGGAATTAAGGTTGGTAAATCCAAAAAGAAAATTCAACTGGTCATTCGTGATAACAAGACTTCCAACACCACCGCTGCTTCCGTTGCCGCCCAGTTGGTCAATAATGACAAGGTGGTTGCCGTAGTCGGACCAGCTGCCACCAACGCTGGGACAGCTTCTATCCCCAACATGACCAAGGCTGCTGTCCCTTCCGTCAGCCCCTCCGCTACCGATCCTGACTACACACTGCAAAAAAACGGCGACGTGCAAAAGTATATCTTCCGCGCCTGCTTCCAAAACAATTTCCAAGGTTCCTCGGCAGCCAAATTTATGACGAATACACTGAAAGCTAAACGGGTCGCCGTCCTCACCGATAACTCTAGTGACTACGGAACCGGACTGACCAAGGCCTTTAAACAGACCTACACGGGTTCCATCGCTAGTAGCCAGACTTTCCAGGAAGGCGACAAGGATTTCAACGCCATCTTAACCGCCCTCAAACACAAAAAGATTGACGCCATCTACGCTCCCGGCTACTACTCAGAACTGGGCTTGATCATCAAGCAAGCCCGACAAGCTGGCATCAACGTTCCCATCGTCGGCAGTGACGGCATGGCCGACGCAAAGCTGACTAAAATTGCTGGTAAGGCCAGCGCCAACCAAGTCTACTACACCACACCGTTCTCTACGAAATCTGGTGACACGAACGCCGTTGCTGCTGGCTTCCTGAAGGACTTCAAGGCGAAGTATCACACTACGGCGCCAACCTTCTCTGCTTTGGCATACGATTCCGTCTACATGGTCAAGGCCGCCATTGAAAATGAAGGCTCCGCTAACTCCGTTAAAATCACGGATGGATTGGCTAAGCTGAAGAACTTCAAGGGTGTCACCGGGACCATCACCATGAACCAACACCACAACCCTGAGAAGTCCATGATCGTTGAACAATTGACTAAGGGTGAGGTTCAGCGTACGTACAACGTGAAATAG